AATGCTCTCTGGTCAtctaagaaaatatattttagatgCCTCGTAGCAATACTTAACTTTCTATATGAGAGGTAGGCTTCTGGGTTCTAGGAGGCCTGCTAGGCTCTAGGGCTGAGTTCTTAAAGCTTTAAGTTAAAGCAATCCAAAGCAGGGCAGTCTTAGAAGAACTGCCCTGTCTAAACCTTGAGGTTAATTCAAGTTTAGAAtgttgcaaagcaaaacaagtatTAAAATCCATTTGCAATTTTTGTTCTTACAGCTTTACCACAATAACAGTGTGGCTTTTCATAGGTATCTGTAAATAGATTCTCTTTTCTAGAGTATTGCTGCCAAGAGGTGAAGGCCTCCTACCCATGACTAGTAAAAACTGTCACTTCTTCCATTATGGCTGTTTTATGCTTAAAATTCCCAAAGGTGAACACCAAGTCTCACAGGCAAGCCATATAAATCTAATCTGAACTTGTTTTGTTGTAGCAGTTATTTAAGAATGGTGTTTGTATATACAGTATATATGCCCACACTGCAAACTTTATACATTGTTTTATACTGGTACCATTTTGTCTTAATTGTGACCAAGAATATTTTCCATTAGATAAGCAATAAGCATAGCTTGGCTTATTCCCCATTTTCCCTCCCTCAAGGGAAAAGATCCAAGTGTGGGCATCAACCAAACCAATGGTATGTATAACTGAAATGCATTCtgtacagaaaattaaaagtttgCATGCAGTTTAAGCATTTTAAAGGCTATTTTCTTATATTAATTAAccttctctttccatttaaagatgtgaaagacatctgtcaTATATCAAGGGACTCCTCTTCAGACCCAGAGACAAATGGAATCACAAAGACCAGGTACTTCCTTTCAGCTTTCTGCACATCTTACTAAATAACATGCAAAGAGTTCAACAGCATTCTTCTTAAAATGTAAATAGTACTCTTTAAATGGGCATGTTAACCACTGAAAGAAGTCCACTCTACTATACTTTTCCATTACACTGCTTTCATTCAATCATCGGTAGTATAAAAAGTCAATTAACAGGATCAACAGGCTAGTTTATCCACTGGCAACTGTGTAGGACACCAAGTGTGCAGTAAAACAAAGGCCAACATATGTTTATGCAATGTAGTTGTATTGATTCGGGTTTTCTTTATCTCTTTCCATGTAGTCCCTGTCAATTAATGATTCTATTCTCTTCTTAAGGTCAGCAGGCTGTAAAATAAAGCACATGTCAGCATTATTACTTTACAGTCAATGCTTTTTGGTTCTTTCTTTCCACTTAAACCAAGTGTCTGTACTGTTTAAGATGACTGAGGAAACAGAAATCAaggtttgaaataaaataaatcctctAAAGTATCACAGCTTCTAAAGTCTGCAATGTATAATTGATGGAAGAGAAAGTTACAAAATTATCTTGTCACCTGCAGCTAAACATAGACTTTTTATAGCAGGGAAAGATATTTACTGCTGTTTGAACTGAACTCTAAAGAACTGCAGTCATGCATCACATACCAAAGCGTTTCTATTTCTGACTTTTAGCCGGTAAAAGACAGTACAAGTTTCAATTCTTGATGCAAATAAGTTTTGCAACAGTTTGGGTGCCCTCTGATTTTGTTGGGTGAAGGACTTTATAAAAATGCCTCATGATAAAGAATGAGGAAAGTAATTTAGTTCATCTGTTATATTCCTACAAAGCCCAACTGCAGCTTAAGCAATACTTACAGGCCTGCAGGAACTCAACATGGATGAGATGGCAACATGGATGAGATTCTCAATCAGAATGAGATGGCAGGaccttttattttacatttccaTTGACAGAAAGCCCATGTATTTGAACTGAACAATTCATCACTGTCTATTTGAAAACCCATTTCCATTTGTACACAATAAGCTGGCCATTTTATATTTCAACTGGGGGCTTCTTCAGCTTCGAGACATTgatcaatattttaatttaattcttatgtacgtgtgtatatacatattaACCAGTATAATCTGTCTAGAAAAGCCACTGTACATTTATTGATTactaatttaataaaaagtagCAACCAAATTAAGAATGTAATGCAGATTTGGTTTTGAGATCTGAAGCATTTTTCTCTTGTGTCCAAGAATGCCTTGCCAGAACACTGCAAATGCAAGAACAGCAGTGGACAAGGAAAGCCAACTGCACTCTTACTGCTAAGGAACTCCAGGGCTGAAAGTCTTTGGAAATAGGTTTAATTAGCAACTGGCACTTCAAAAATTCCTGAAAGTGAGTAGTTGTCCTTTCTAGTACTAAGAAGATGAGTGGTTTAGACAGAAGCACTGTTTAACTGAGGGCAGGTCAGGCAGTATAAAAAGAACTAGTGAAGTTTTAGAACAAAAGTCAGTACCACACCTTGACTGGGAATTTGAGCTGGTTGTAGACCTCTGACACGAGCAGGTTGTGACTCAGTGTCTTGCGCATCTTCATGATCCGTACAATGGCGGCATCAATTTGGTACTGCCGGTCCTGGAATACTCTCTCTGTAGTGCTTGCCTGTTCCTCTACCTGAGGGACCCATTTAGGAAAGTTTCAATGAGAACACTGGAACTGTCACAACAATTCTCTGCATCCCTAAGACAATTCTCGGTGTAAGACAGTAAGATGTTGTCAAATATCTGACACAAATCCTTTACAAATACCAGGACTGATTGTCTATTACAAAAACCACTGGTACAAGGCATTAAAATCTTTGCACAGATTTAACACTGGATGGCTGTCAGGGAAAATTCACCGTGAACTTGTTTCTATGTTCACAAAATATTCAGTAAAGCTCCAGGGAATGATAAAGGATGAAAAGAACATTCCCTAATTGGAACCTCTCCTGAATAACCTTATTTAGAGACATCTAGCATCACTGGTGTCTTAGTATAGAAGCACACATTTAAATCAGCACTGTTAGGTACTTGCTGTCATCCAAATTACACATGTAACTTTGACAGAGATATCAGAATGTACATCACAACTGAGAGGAAAAAGGCTTGTACATGGGCAGGCAACAAGATTCTTAACCCAAGGAATCCAAACCCcagaggattaaaaaaaatataccgTTTCTTTCATCTGAATTTGGTTGATTTTTATCCTGAAGAGCTTATGTCTGAAATCATCATTACATGTGAATTTATCACCATCTTCCACATCTTTGCCTTTGGGGCTTTTAGTCAGTACTCTGGCTTTGCCACAAGCCAGAGATTGAAGTGTCCTTCTCAGCTCTCCATCCTCTAAAGCAGAAACAagttgtttaggtttttttcagtaagaacACTTGGAAGCAGTTGGCTGTTTTCAATACCAACCTATCCCAGTGGCTTGTTTTATCTCCTCTAAACTGAACTCCTCTCCTTCATTAAACATGAGCAGCACCAATGTCTGGAACAAGGAGACCTGAAGTTCTTTTTTGCCCTGTCACAAGGGAAATAATCAGATATCACCAAGCTGGTTTTTTTGGGGTGAGGGAGGTGGAAGAAGGgttggaggggaggggatgaggggagagTAAGGAGCAAGTCACTATTGTATGTCAATTATTTCACTtaaaggacatttttttttttatttgagaatATGAAGGAATAGAAGTTACTGGTCATCTTGTGTTTACTATGAAATGTAGAACAAGCAACAGGTCACAAAGCTGGACTATTCTATCCTGTGACAAAATTCACCCAAGATCTGCATCAGCTTACCCAGGACAAATCTCAAAGCACTGAATgcttaaaaaattacaatttgaGAGACTTTTAAGTCAAAGTCTAATACGAACATTAGTTTTAACAAGCACAGTATAATGCACTACAGAATCCTGGAAACAACTTTGATAATACTTGTTTAAGCATTAACATTTTTCTGACAAATAGAAGTGGAAAACATTTCTAAGAAATTTCATGTCCATGAAGTAATGCTGAAGAGGAATAACTGGAAACccttttaaaaacagttgtGCTCTTGTACAATCCAAAATTTTTCActactgaaataaagaaaagatgCTTAATGCTGTCAGATGAACTAAGGTCAACTAAGGAACAGCCCCagttttttcctccccactaTAAAAATTAGTGCCATTTTCAATCTGGAGCTAAACCCACTGAGTATTGTTCCCAATAGTATCCAACAggaattttttccccaatacAGAAACTGGGTGCATCTTCTTGGACCTGAAGACTTTATTTCAGAAACTACCAACTCTGGAAATGATAGCAAGAGGTTAAAAGTAATTGCAAAACCAGTGCTGTTTTCAATCACAACACAAAGAAGCTTCCTAATATAACCCGAAGGTACAACCCAGACTTAGAATTGACAAAGCAACAGGAGTAAGAGAAACAATAGACTCACCTctttaaattctgcttttagCACACAGTGTCCTAGTGTTGACTGCCACTGAAGTTTCCTACCACTGTGTTTTCCTAAATAAAAGGTCTTGAAAATCTCCTGCAGTTTTACcatctaaagaaagaaaaaccccaaaacactaAAACACAGTTTCTACTTTAAAAGcatccttccctcctccacaATCAAGTAAGCCTTAAATCAAGAAATGATGAAAGGAAttgcaagaaaacaaacttcATTTAAAGAAGacagttctgcattttttttctctatggaTATTTAAAAGGAAGCTGCAGTTGATCCCAAGAATCATTTCTGAAAGGCTGATACTTGTACAACCCCTCTGTGTTCATACCTCTGGGGGCAGATGGACCTCCATAGGCACGTAGGTTGGCCAGTAACCCATAGTCAGAATATTCACTGTTAGTTCAATGTTGCCAGGGACATTCTGATTTTGCATATACTGCAGAGAGAACCAAcacacactgaaataaaaccGTATTTATTAAACATATTTCAGGTAGAACTGAAAAGTTAGAATAGGCATTGCAAGAGCAGAGGAGATGAGTGACCTTATGACACTTTTGCTATATAAACTGCAAGTTGCATAcatgaaaattaagaaaagcaCTTTTCTGAAGTTCTAAAGACACTTCCATGTAGGCAGAAAAcatcaaaagcagtgttttAGCAGACTGATGTGAAGATCTACCAAAATTATGTGTGACTGGAGCAGACAATGTTAGAATTtgtttgaaattaaaacattacAGAACTGCCAGAACTAATGGGCAAAACCTTACAAGTCAGGCAGCAGAATATAGTGGTGCTAAAAATGTTTTAGAACTGGTGTTAAAATGTGAGTTTACAACTCTTTTATTGCTACAGgtggtgtttggtttgtttgtttgaagaagattgtttctggtttttcttttgtgttgacCAGGGAAACCCTTAATAAATTCAGTACAATTTTCAAAAGCTCAGACTGTGCCCAGGTACCTGTTTGAATTGTATCATGATGTCTTTTGAAAGCTCCATATCTTTAAACATTCCTTCAAGTTTGCTGGTGAAAGCAGCTCCACATtctataaaagagaaaatgtaaatcttagtaattaatcttgtttattTTCAATGCCACAGAATAATTATTCTAAACATCAGAATGCACTTTTAAGCAAGAGAGCCTATTTCAGCAGATGCTCTTACATAAAGACCTGGATTCTAATTAAGGTACAGATTAAAGTTATGAacaagaaaggggaaaatgttttaatgtgGCAGCTATTTTGTGACCCCATTGTTTTTCCATGTGGACCTGACTGTTCATCCTTGGCCTACAGTGGCAGCAGTCACTCATATGACAACTCTGATCCCTACCAGCTGCCTGCCAAACTGTCTCCTGATGGCAGAACAAGATCAAGCTCTAAAGCACTTTCTCTCATCACCCAAAGACTCCATGACACAATGAAGATCAGACTAGAGGATCACTAGCCAGCAGCTTCGTGTTCCAGGCCTTATACAAGGTGAACAACAAGTGGAAGTCACCCCTGAGTTCCTTGAGCACATCACTGATTTACTCAGCAGAGAACCTCAAGCTCAGCTCTATCCCACAGGCCAAGATACACTTCAAGCTCCTGGGGTTTGGCTATTGCTGTTATAATCACAAAACTAAAAGCAAACGAGTCTCCTCAAAACCCACCAGTCCATTTCAGATTTGCACAGGAGGTTTTTGCACTCACGTGAAGGGGAAATATTAACAGCACTTGTGGGAAGGCCTGTTAAAACagttacttttaaaagaaagcaagctgATAGATATTTACCATGTTTGAGTTTGGAAAGCATAGATTTTTCAGCATCTACTGATGCACTCTTCCCAACTAATAGTCTCTTTGCTAGATCTTTTTTATAAAAGGCCTCAAAGACATCTTTTCCTGCAAGAGATGAAATTTAAAAGTGATCACAAATCATTGTTGGTTTTTAACAAACATTACTTACAAGAGGCCCAATTCAAAGCTCAGTAAAAAAAAGGGCCTTCACATGAAGATTTCCACAGGTTTTGAGTTAGGTCTTGTTACTGACATTTTAACAGACAATGGATTTAAACAGCACAACACCAACAAACCATATCCACATGGAATGAACACctgaaaatgcagctgaaaataatttccaagtACCTTTATGTTACTGATTAAACAACTGCACACgcccacaaaaaaaatcctaatacTTACCATATATGAATCTAAATATGATCATAATTTTATCCAGCATTTTTTCAAGTTCTTCATCAGTAGCTTCTTTGTTGCCTGCACGAAGCTTTGAATCCACATATTTAGCTAAAAGTGTTGAAGAATAAAGAGTTTAGCATATGCTCAATAACACAATGAAACAAGAATTTATAAATCTAGTATTGTGAAATCTTCAAAATGTAAATGACCCTGAAATCACTTTCTATCATTTCCATCAAAGCAAACTTGATATCTTTTCACAGAGGCTATAAAGTTATAAAAACATTATAGCccaacatcttttttttcagataaggAATTACTGTGTCGTAACTTTACCAGCATACACaatgttaaaaacatttttgcttaTGTAAAAAATCCTGGTCTATATTGtgatttcaaagcaaaaagtCACTGGTCTTGACAAATGTCACAGATTGACATGgatataataaaacaaaaaaaaagtaaaccaaTTATTTAAATGTGTTAACTATATTGCTGAATTCCTCTAGCAGAttactgtttgttttaatttcaaatggTCTGGTAAGCCCATTACAGTCAGGgaattaatgcaaaaaaaaggaGGGCAGAAACCATCACTCCACAAACCCAACAGCACAACCCACTGCAAAGCAGGTATCCTTCACTGCGGGGGGAAATGATTAAGGAATTGGAAAGTGCAGAGTGCCAGGCATGGAATGCACAAATCTGTAGATTCAACACATCCTCAGCTCTCTTCACTTTCCCATCTTAAGCCACAGACATCTGTATAGCCCCAACAGCTCCGTGCATGTGTGTTGGTGGCACAGTTATGTAAGCTGATGACAAAAATCAAATTACTAGCAGTATTCTCACATCTGGACACCAGCCAATTGCTGGAATGCTCAAGTTCTGATGTTCTGGATTTTTCCATAGCCTATCCAGTGAACAGATAAATAGAGTTAGTTCTTGATATTTAATGCCATCCTCTCAAACAACTCCCTTGCATCAGGCAGCAAAGGAGATCCCCAGTTTGACATTCACTGTGCATGTATTAACACACAATTCCAGCATATCCCATCTGTCAGCTGCATCAGCAACTCCACACCTGAATTCTGACAtggaagaaatggaagaaaaatacctATGAGTTCAGCTGGCTTATTTGGTCTTTTGTTAATGAATGTTTCAAAGGCTTCTTTCATGGCATTTACAAACTTTTCATTCTTGAGAAAGCAAACATCAATAATATGGTCAACTTTGTCTTTAAAATCAAGAAGTTCTTGGACcatggttttgtctttttctggaTTAATTACTATGGTGCTACCAAatgcctgcaaaataaaacataactTTCAATTAGCCTGAATAATGAATTTAAATGACAAGACTTCTAAAAGCCTATGAAGTATTTACTATATAATCATTCCTGGGGTTTGTATGTTGATTCAAAACCAATTGATAAGTGAACGGGTTCAGaacttttctctgaagaaatgaAGTTAAGCATGACAAAACTAACACACCCTTATCTGCATCCTCAGGTTTTACACAAGTAAAGCTCCCAATAAACtcagattttatttaacagtacTCTTATGCCATTCCAAAGCCTTCCGTTACAACAACCATACTTTCTGTGACATTTTCCCTGATAAAGAAGATGAAACATCTTAACTGGAGTATTCAAGTGCTTTTTGAACTGTAACTGGTTGGTAACTGAAGCTACCACTTATTCTGGCAGGAAATTTATCAGGAAGCGACATTCTGTCATTACCAAAATAACTACTAGAGAAATACAGTTGTCCCCCAAAACTAACTATAAGCAAGATTATAACCTCCAAATTTATTTAGAGTTCAGTATTCAACTGAAGGTTCAGGGCTAGAACAGTTACTGTACCTTTTCTGGAACATTTCAAAAGCTGTTTACGTGCATAGTATATGCAAGAAGtctttaattttaagaaaaatgcaatAGTTTATAGACATGACTAAAGTATCTGTGCTTAAAGTCCATTGATACAACAGCAGTATCTGTTCAGAGTTCTAGGAACAGGTAGGTTCGAGGTACCTTTATGTACTCAATCCAGTGCTGCAAGAGAACCTGAACTCCACCTCTTACACGACTGAACAACTGATACAGAAGAGACAAGTCTTGAATTCGGTTTTCATCAAGAAGGTGGTTTAAACCTGCAAATGTGAGAATTTCAATAGGAATTTAAAACCAGAGAAACCCACAGAAAGCACAGCTTATAATTACAGTAAGAGACCTCTTCAAAcccagtatttttaaataaaaaattagtgaTGGTcgtttgtttttatttttattttaagctaCCTAATTTAACAGCAAAATACAGAATAGCTGCCTGAACCAGCTCAAACCTTAAAACCCCTGTTATTGCAGTGGATATCTTAGGTTACACATACTTCACATAACATCCTTATCACAACACCTTTGCTTACTTCTGCTTTACTATtctttaaagattttaaaagatCTGTAGAAGTTCCTTGGCCAGGCAGCTCTGAGCCTCAACTCcagctgtaaaataaattttaatgtttGAAGGCAGGGAACTTGGAGGAATATCTTCAGTGTTCACATTTTAACTTCTTAGAGCACAAGGCCTGATGTGCCACAGCAAGGTTCTAAGAGAGCAAGTGCCTTGTTCTGGCTGTCCTTTGTCTTTGCTGTGCATCTGAAGACAGCACAGCATCTCCCTGCCttcaggaaggagaaggggacTTGCCCTCTTGCAAAATGGTCAGTGGCATTTTGTGAACTGAGGAGCAAAGGGTGTTAAAGAAAAATGGAGCTTATGTCCTCCCCCAGCACCTGAAGCCACCACTTTCTCTTTCAGCAGAGGAACTGAAAGCCCCAAAGCAATAATTAGAAACGTTtcaataaagaagaaagattaCCTTTCTGAAGAATGGCTGTTAAATGTTCACCTAAAAGTTGCTTTTCTACAGTAGCAATTAGTGGCTTCctgcagaaaaaattattagaattacttttccttttcccattaTTGACACTTTTAAAATCCTTCCTTTGAGATTAAGTTAACTACATTTTCATTAGGAGTGCTCTAATTATATGTGGCCAAGGACCTAAAATGGTTATACACATATTTATTGTTTTCCCTCCCCAGTAAGCAAtccttttcctgtttgctgACTGATgattttaattcaaataataGCCCTGTTGTACATGACCTATAGGCAGCTGGACAATGATTCCATCAGGGAAGAAGTCGGTCAGAAGTTTGTCTAATAATATACCCACTCCTGATTTGTGGGAGGAGAGTCATGTCTTGGAAGATAAACCAAGGAGATAAAAACCCCTCACCTCAAGTCAAGAGGTATTTAAGCAAAATAGGGAATTGGCCACTAATAATGGTGTGGAAGAAGGAAGCCACTAAACAAGCTAAATGTTTTTAAcagctgaggaggaaggaaataaaaatgtatgatGGTAGCAATAAAACACCTTCCTCTCAGAGATCTTATTAGTGACCTACATTTTCTAGGGTTTCATGTCAGGAGAACGTTTCTCGTGTTCTACTAGTCATGACCTCCACTTGATTGTGTTTGAGGAAATCCTCCCTCTAAGCAGAGATTGAGGAGTGACATTATTCAGTAATTTCCCAGACTCCATAAagaatatgcaaatattttaatgaaaatattcagaGCCTTGAGTTTGAGAATTCTCTGTTCTGGGTCCTATCTTTCTCAGCTAGAACAACAGTTGATTACCTGCATTTCagcaaaaaaagagacatttggACTGGGAGTGGCAGCCTATTTTTTCACACAAATACCCAACATTTATGTCAAAATAACTAGTGACTTAGAAGAAAAGGCTGTTAGCTGTGAGAGCCAAGACAGTGTTTCACTGTAAACATGGAATTGTGGGAAGTGAAAAGCATTTGATGGTCAGTcaataactgaaataaattgTAGCTATTTAAATGGCCCTCAACAGAAGAGGAGCCAATGAAGTAATACCATTGGCAGAGATTGTACTTACTGTGTGCTCTGATCTAAGTAAGTGATTATTCTGTCTGCTTCTTCTTCCAAGCGCTTGTTGACATGGTGAAGATATTCTGGAACCTGAAAATGCCAGAGTAgttttgtatatttaaaaaaaaaatcaaaacaaccaAGAGGGGAAAACCAGAGAGACAGcactgctctggcagcagcagcagctccagtttTAAGCAGAAATCATCAGCACTGTTACTGAAGGCAACTGCACgtgcatttcttttttcagagtaCTGGAAAACAAAGGCCACATTATTGCCTTGTACTCTGGCTAAGGCAGCAGAAAAGTTGTTCTCCCTGACACGTGCTTTGTCATTGGGCACAACAAATACTGTTAAACATTCCAAATACCTCTCGTTCCTGCATAAgcctctgtccctctgctgcaTACAGGCGGTTCGTCTCTTCCAAGAACCTGTGCTCGAAAGAGTCCTGATAAATCTAGGGAAACAACACGAGAGCAATCCAAGGTAAAGCTTATTGAGCACTAAATAAGGATTTGAGCTATTTATTGGTTTAAAGGTGAAACAAGTTTACTCACCTGCAAGTCAGAAAGCATGCTCAGAAGGCTCCGCAGCAAACTCCTGTCAATGGCCTCaccatttctttccctctcaatcagcagcaaaatgccATCAATGGTTTTGTTCTGAACCTTCTGATCACTGATTATATGAGTTCTGAACAATTCTAGCCCCATATCCCTAGAAAGACAACAAAGACTGCTCAATAAATTCCATAGGAATAAACCCCAGATATCTCTATTATAACACTTGATTCAGATCAAATAAAGAGACAGTACTAGCATTGCTCATTCCTCTGCTCCCGAGGCACTCCAGATGAACAGATACATGAACCCTACAACCAACCATGACAAAGCATGAACAGTAAGCTACAGGTTTTAAAGATCAATGCAgacattttttcctaaataaccACATAACTTTTGCAACATCTTTATTTTTCGTTT
Above is a window of Pithys albifrons albifrons isolate INPA30051 chromosome 14, PitAlb_v1, whole genome shotgun sequence DNA encoding:
- the CUL4B gene encoding cullin-4B; its protein translation is MFPTGFSSPNPPAAAQEVRPATDGNTSSSSSCKKRKLNNSSNSNSEKEEFDSISSCTSSPSKNTSSSSSSLISTSSCSSSGVASSNHHLQKKLRFEDSVDFIGLDVKMAEESSSSSSPAASSQQQQHQQQQLKNKSLLISSVAVGHHANGLTKAASSTVSSFANSKPGSAKKLVIKNFKDKPKLPENYTDETWQKLKEAVEAIQNSTSIKYNLEELYQAVENLCSYKISANLYKQLRQICEDHIKAQIHQFREDSLDSVLFLKKIDKCWQDHCRQMIMIRSIFLFLDRTYVLQNSMLPSIWDMGLELFRTHIISDQKVQNKTIDGILLLIERERNGEAIDRSLLRSLLSMLSDLQIYQDSFEHRFLEETNRLYAAEGQRLMQEREVPEYLHHVNKRLEEEADRIITYLDQSTQKPLIATVEKQLLGEHLTAILQKGLNHLLDENRIQDLSLLYQLFSRVRGGVQVLLQHWIEYIKAFGSTIVINPEKDKTMVQELLDFKDKVDHIIDVCFLKNEKFVNAMKEAFETFINKRPNKPAELIAKYVDSKLRAGNKEATDEELEKMLDKIMIIFRFIYGKDVFEAFYKKDLAKRLLVGKSASVDAEKSMLSKLKHECGAAFTSKLEGMFKDMELSKDIMIQFKQYMQNQNVPGNIELTVNILTMGYWPTYVPMEVHLPPEMVKLQEIFKTFYLGKHSGRKLQWQSTLGHCVLKAEFKEGKKELQVSLFQTLVLLMFNEGEEFSLEEIKQATGIEDGELRRTLQSLACGKARVLTKSPKGKDVEDGDKFTCNDDFRHKLFRIKINQIQMKETVEEQASTTERVFQDRQYQIDAAIVRIMKMRKTLSHNLLVSEVYNQLKFPVKPADLKKRIESLIDRDYMERDKENPNQYNYIA